GCTTTGGATCAAGAAAACCCCCACTAACGGAGTTTGCAGAAGCTGGCGGAATTGGTTTTCCATGACTTCGGTCTGCTCTTTAAGTCGTTTGTTTTCAGTAATTAACCGTACATTATGAATCACAACGGCTGACTGATAGCAGCAGGTATCAACAAAACTGGCATCTTCCTGGGTGAAATGACTATAGCTAGGGTGGGTAAGGGTAATAATACCCATCAGACTACCCTCGTTGACTAACGGAATACAGATCACAGACCCAACCCGATAGGGCTGGTTCGGCAGGTCGATCCACCGCTGATCCTGGCGAGTATTGGGAATGAAGGCGAGGGTTTTGTTTTTGACGACCCACCCGGCCAACCCGTCCTGCAAGACGCGGCCCACCAAATCCCGTCGCTCATCATCGGTGGTGTTGCGTTGCATCAAGATACAGTCTTCGATGATGTTATCGGATCCCAACAGAAAAATACTGCCGGTATCGGCCTGGGTAATGCTAATGGCAGACTCTAAGGTTTGCCGCAAAATCGCCTTGAGACGCAGCTTACCGACGATCGTCCGCGAGAGGGCTTCCTGTTCCCGCATCCAATTGACCTGTTGCTCATAGATGCTATTGCTGGCCCGTAACTGTTCCACTTCGTAGTAAAGGGATTCTAGGGTGGTGTCCTGTTCCTGGTGGGCATAAACCTGTTGATGGGCTTGATCCAGGGTTACCTGGGATAGGTGCACCAGTCCTCGCAGTAAGTTGAGGTTATTTTCCGATAGACCATTCACCGCCGAGACCTCGGCGATCGAATGCTGGAGGGTTGCCATCTCCTGATACAGCGCTACCTGGAGGCTCGCCTGGGAGTCCTCCCCATCGGCAGGGGCAGGGTTGTCTAAATTGCTGGGGTAGGAGGGCTGCATCATTAGTTCAGGGATCAAAACCACGGGACTCAGGTTTGTCAGGCAGGGTTATATCAGGCAGGGTTATGTTAAGCAGGCCGGAGTTCTAGAGCAATGCTAACCCTGGTTGACTGACACAAGATGGTCGCTGTAGGTTGGGTTGAGGTACGAAACCCAACAGCCACAATGGTTGTGTTGGGTTTCGCAAGGCTCTACCCAACCTACGGAAACATAAGCCTTTCAGAAGTTGTGTCAGTCAAGCAGATGCTAACCTCCAGTCTCTGATCCTAGACGGGTGAACCGATCCGAGAATGACTCTTGCTATACCAGGGTTGCCGAACGCTCCAGGGGCAGATCTCAGGGAGATGGGCCGATGGCAGGTTCACACGATCTAAGGAAAAGTTTAAGGGCTAATTGCTGAGAATTCTGGCCAAACCAGGACAACTGAGGAGATTTTAAGATTAATATAGCCAGATACCAGCCTGTACAGTACCCCTGAAGGTATCCCTACCCAAGCTGCTAGAGCTAGAGGGTATTAACTTAAGCCGTGACAGTGGGGCGCGGAGCGCCCCACTGTCCTGTTAATCTTGTCCCGCTTTAAGCGGTAAGCCGAGCTAGACCGGTCAGGATCTGGTTGGCTATCACCCTGATGCTAATGAGCCAATGCTAATGGGCCAATGCTAATGGGCCAATGCTAATGAGCCAAGATCCTTAACTCTGGAGGACTACCCCAAAGATGGGGCGAT
This region of Prochlorothrix hollandica PCC 9006 = CALU 1027 genomic DNA includes:
- a CDS encoding GAF domain-containing protein produces the protein MQPSYPSNLDNPAPADGEDSQASLQVALYQEMATLQHSIAEVSAVNGLSENNLNLLRGLVHLSQVTLDQAHQQVYAHQEQDTTLESLYYEVEQLRASNSIYEQQVNWMREQEALSRTIVGKLRLKAILRQTLESAISITQADTGSIFLLGSDNIIEDCILMQRNTTDDERRDLVGRVLQDGLAGWVVKNKTLAFIPNTRQDQRWIDLPNQPYRVGSVICIPLVNEGSLMGIITLTHPSYSHFTQEDASFVDTCCYQSAVVIHNVRLITENKRLKEQTEVMENQFRQLLQTPLVGVFLIQSSRFGHVNRKFAALTGYAKEELLQMPSIASVIAYEDREAVTQALKDCLTGKSPQFNLPFHLSRKNGTLIKVMAQGVVSHINGRRVVMAMVDAA